The DNA region CGCCGTCGACGAACCCGATCGCGACGGTCTACTTCAAGGTGCTGCTCTCGCTGATGACGCGAAACGCGGTCGTGGTCAGCCCGCATCCGCTTGCGCGCGAGGTGTCGGTCGATGCCGTGCAGCACCTGGCTCGCGCGGCCGTGGCCGCGGGTGCGCCGGACGGCTGCATCCAGGTGGTGGAGGAGCCCACCATTCCCCTGATCGAGGCGCTGATGAGCGACGCGACGACGGACGTGATCCTCGCCACCGGCGGGGTGGCCGTCGTGCGCGCGGCCTACCGTTCCGGGAACCCGGCGATCGGTGTCGGTCCGGGCAACGTCCCGGCGCTGGTCGACCGCACCGCGGACCCGGCGCAGGCGGCGCGGCACCTCGCCGAGTCCAAGGCGTTCGACAACTCGATCCTGTGCACGAACGAGTCGTGTGCGATCGTCGAGGAGCCCGTCTACGACGCGTTCGTCCGCGAGCTCGGCCGGCACCACGCGCACGTGCTCGACGAGGAGGGCGCCGCCGCCGTGCGCGACGCGCTGTACCCGGACGGGCGCATGCGCGTCGACCTGGTCGGGAAGGATGCGACCGTGCTTGCGGCCGAGGCGGGCGTACGCGTCCCGCCGACGACGAGGGTGCTGGTCGCGCCGTTCGGTCTGGTCGTCCCCGAGGAGCCGCTCGCCCGCGAGAAGCTGTTCCCGCTGCTCGGGCTCGTGAAGGTGCCGGACGCCGGCCGGGGCATCGCGGCCGCGCTGGCCATGCTGCGGATCGGCGGCGCAGGCCACTCCGCCGTCATCCACTCGACCGACGCGCGCACGATCATGGCCTACGGCGCCGCTGTCCGCGTCCTCCGCGTCGCCGTGAACGTCGGCGGCAGCACGGGGTCGGCGGGCCTGGACACCAACCTGGCGCCGACGATGACGATCGGCACGGGGTTCTACGGGCGGTCGTCGCTCGGCGAGAACCTGGAGCCCCGGCACCTCGTCAACTTCACGCGGATCGCGTACGCGAGCGACCCGGCGGAGGCGTTCGGCGACTTCGCCGGTCTCGAGCCGTGGAGCGCCGCGCCCGAGCCGGCGGTGGCTGCGCCGGTGCCCTCGTTCGAGGCCGGGCTGGCGCGCGAGGAGATCCGCCGCGTCGTCCTCCAGGAGCTGCGGGAGCTGGTGCGACGCTGATGGCAGAGCTGCGCTCGTTCATCTTCATCGACCAGATGCAGCCGCAGACCATGTGCTATCTCGGCTCCTGGATCCGCGGCCGCCTGCCGCGTACCGGCGTCGCCGCGCAGATCATCGAGATCGCGCCCGGTCTCGACATTGAGCCGCTCACCGACGTCGCGCTCAAGTCGACCGAGGTGCAGGCCGGCATCCTCATCGTCGAGCGCCAGTTCGGCTACCTCGAGATCCACTCCCGCTCGACGGCGGCCGTGCAGGCAGCGAGCGAGGCGGTGCTGACGGCGCTCGGCGCGACGCCCGACGACGCCACGAAGCCGCAGATCCTGGCGTCGGAGCTGATCACGCGCATCGACCACCAGCACGCGTTCCTGATCAACCGGAACAAGCTCGGCTCCATGGCGCTGCCGGGCGAGTCGCTGTTCGTGCTGGAGATGCAGCCGGCCTCGTATGCGATATTGGCAACGAACGAGGCCGAGAAGGCCGCGCGGATCAAGGTGGTCGACTACCGGATGATCGGGGCGACCGGGCGGGTGTATCTGGCCGGGCTCGAGGCCGACGTCCGCACCGCCGGGGACGCTGCGGTCGCCGCGCTGGGAGGTGTCGCATGACCGGCGGCGAGGAGAACCTGCTGCGCAACGTGACGCGGGAGATGCTGGCCGAGGTGCTGCCCGGGCTGCTCGAGGAAGCCCTCGCCGGCCCGCGCGAGCCGAACGGCAACGGCCACACGACGTGGCACACGACGACGCCGGCGGGCGGAGCGACGGACGTGTCGCAGGCGGTGCCCCACGACCCGCCGGGCGACCCCGTCGCGCAGGTGCCGGCGCCGCCGATCGCGGCGGTGCACCGGCCGCCCGGCTGGCAGGCCCAGGCGCCCGGTGAAAAAAAACTGCCTGGCACCTTTTTTTCACCCTCGCCTTCGGCCACACCTGCCTCAGCGCCCGACGGCGCCGATGTCGAGCAGGTCACCATCCGCTCGGATGCTGACCTCGACGCGTTCGTCCGGCAGCTCTCGCGGCGGCTCGAGAACCCGAAGGATCGCATGGACATCATCTCCGGCCGCCTGCGCTTCTCGCTCGCGGGCGGGGGAGCGTCGCAGGCGCCGGGCGCGGGCCCGGTCATGCGCATCGAGAAGGGCGCGGTCACCGAGCGCCACGTCCGCGAGGCGGCCGAGAAGGGTGCGCGCCTGGTGCTGGCTCCCCGCGCGGTGCTCACGCCCATGGCCCGCGACCGTGCGCGAAGCCTGGGAGTCGAGATCGAGAAGGAGCGGCGATGCTGAGAGCCACCGTGACGGGCTCAGTCTGGGCGACGAAGCGGATCGACAACGTCCCCCACGGGGCCTTTCTCGAAGTCGAGGTCGAGGGCGGTGCCAGGATGGTCGCCTTCGACGTGCTCGGCAGCGGCGTCGGCGAGCGGGTGCTCGTCGCCAGCGGATCGGTCGCATCGGGCTGGTTCCAGGACCATCCCCCGATCGACGCGCTGATCATCGGCTCGATCGACGAGCAGCGAACCACCGCGCCGTCCGGCGCATGACAGGAGGATCGTTATGGCAGACCACGCACTCGGCATGATCGAGACCAAGGGGTACGTGGCGGCCCTTGCCGCCGCAGACGCCATGGTGAAGGCGGCCAACGTCAGCATCGTCGGCCGCGAAGAGGTGGGCGACGGGCTCGTGTCGGTCGTCATCCAGGGCGACGTCGGCGCCGTGAAGGCGGCGACCGAGGCGGGCGCCGAGACGGCGTCGACGGTCGGCGAGATCGTCTCCGTCCACGTGATCCCGCGGCCCCATCCCGACCTCGACCGCCACTTCGTCCACCAGCACGCGAACGCATAGGTGAACGCGGCACCGGACACCGCGGTCCAGCTGCGGGTCTACCTGCCGATCCCCCGCCTGGGGCGGCAGTTCGCGGCCTACCTGGGCACGCCCACCCGTGCGCGCGGCTACCCGCCGATCGAGGGCGACAACGCGCTGATCATCGAGGTCGCGCCGGCGCTCGCGATCGAGCGGATCACGGACCTGGCGTTGCGGTCGGTGCCCGAGGTCGAGCCGGGCATCCTCTACGTCGAGCGGCAGTTCGGCGTGCTCGAGGTGCACCACGCCGAGCAGGAGCTGGTCGACCGCGCCGGGCAGGCGATCCTCGACGGGATCGGCGCGACGCCCGCAGACGCGCTGCGACCGAATATCCTCTACGCCGACGTCATCGAGGACATCACCGATCAGCATGCCGTCATCATCAACCGCAACCGCGACGCGTCCATGGTGCTCCCCGGCGAGACCCTGCTCGTCTACGAGGTCACGCCGGCCCTGTTCGCCGCCGTCGCGGCCAACGCCGCCGAGCGGGTGGCGCCGGAGGCGACGCTCGTGATCGTGTCGATGATCGGCGCCGCCGGCCGCATCTACATCAGCGGCGACCGCGACAGCGTTGTCCGGGCGGGCGACGAGATCGCGCGCGTGCTGCAGTCCGTGGAGGGCCGTGAGCACTGACCAGGCGGCGATCGACGAGCTGGCGCGCGCGGCGCTCGAGCCGTACGGGCTCGACCCCGGCTCGTCCGTCGACCTGATCAACGTCTCCGAGAACTGGACGTACCGGATCGACACGCCGGCCGGCGGGCGGTACGCGCTGCGGGTGCACCGGCCCGGATACCACACGGCCGACGAGATCGAGTCGGAGCTGCGATGGATCGACGCGCTCCGCGAGGACGGCGCGGTCGAGACGGCGCATGCGGTGCCGGGCGCCTCCGGTGCGCGCGTGTGCCAGGTGACAACGCCGTCGCTCGGCGAGCGGAACGTCGTGCTGTTCGAGTGGCTGACGGGGGAGATGCCGGACCCCGAGGGGCACGACCTGCTGCCCGGATTCCGGACGCTCGGCGCGGTGTCGGCTCGGATGCACGCGCACGCCCGCGCGTGGACGCTGCCGGGAGCGTTCCGGCGGTTCTCGTGGGACTACGAGACGACGCTCGGCGCGGCCGGTCACTGGGGCCGCTGGCAGGACGGGCTCGGCATGGATGCCGGGGCGCGCGACGTGCTGGGGAGGCTGGATCGTGTGCTCCGCCGCCGGCTGGAGCGGTTCGGCACCGGCGCGGAGCGGTTCGGGCTCGTGCACGCCGACATCCGGCTCGCCAACCTGCTCGTGGACGGCGACCGGGTGCGCGTGATCGACTTCGACGACTGCGGCTTCTCGTGGTTCATGTACGACTTCGCGACCACCGTGTCGTTCATCGAGGACCACCCGCAGGTGCCCGAGCTGAAGCAGGCCTGGGTGGAGGGATACCGGTCGGTGGCGCCGCTGTCGGGGGAGGACGAGTCGGAGCTGGACACGTTCGTCATGCTGCGCCGGCTGCTGCTGGTGGCATGGATCGGCTCGCACCACGAGTTCGCGACCGAGGCGGCCGAGCTGGGCGCCGGGTTCACCGAGGGCTCCTGCCACCTGGCGGAGCGCTACCTGTCCACCCATTCCTAGGAGGAGCTGCTTGATGTTCACGCCGGTCGAGGGGCGCACGGTGATCGTCACGGGAGGCACCAAGGGCATCGGCAAGGGGATCGCGACGTCGTTCCTGAAGGCGGGGGCGAACGTCGTCGTGACGGGGCGCGACGCGGCGGCCGGCGAGGCGGCGACGCGGGAGCTGAGCGGGCTCGGCGGGCAGGTGTCCTACGTGCAGGGCGACGTGGCCAGGGCGGCGGACTGCGAGCGGGTCGCGGCGGAGGCGGTCGAGCGGCACGGCGGGATCGACGTGCTGTGCGCGAACGCCGGCATCTTCCCCGACTCGAAGCTGATGGACATGACCGAGGACGAGATCGACCGGATCTTCGCCACCAACGTGAAGGGCACGATGCTGAGCGTGAAGGCGTGCGTGCCTGCGCTCGAGCGCAGCGGCCATGGGCGGGTGATCGTGACCAGCTCGATCACCGGGCCGTTCACGGGGTTCCCGGGCTGGTCGCACTACGGCGCGACGAAGGCGGCGCAGCTCGGCTTCATCCGCACGGCGTGCATCGAGCTGGCGAAGCGAAGGATCACGATCAACGCTGTCCTGCCTGGCAACGTCATCTCGGAAGGGCTCGACGAGCTGGGGGAGGACTACCGCAAGCAGATGGAATCCTCGATCCCGCTGGGCAGGCTCGGGGACGTGTCCGAGATCGGCGCGACGGCGCTGTTCCTGGCGACGGACGAAGCCGGGTACATCACCGGGCAGACGATCGTCGTCGACGGCGGGCAGACGGTGCCGGAGTCGCTGATGGCCCTGCAGGCGGTGTAGTGGCGCGGCCGGGCGATCCGGTGCCCGGGGCGCCGGGTGGTCTGGCGCCGCTCGGGCCGGCGGCCGCGGCGCTGCGCGACCGGCTGGCGGCCGAGATCGCGGGCGGCGTGCAGACGGCGGGACAGCGCCTGGGCGCGGAGCGGGAGCTGGCGGAGCGGCTCGGGGTGAGCCGCTCGACGCTGCGGGCGGCGCTCGACGCGCTCGAGACCGAGGGCGCGGTGCACCGGGTGCGGGGCCGGTCGGGCGGCGTGTTCGTGGCGGAGCGGCGTGTCGAGCGCGACCTGACGAGCCTGGCGGGCCTGCCGGCCTACCTGCGGCGGCAGGGGTTCCAGTCGAGCGCGCGGGTGCTGTCGACCGCGACGCTCGGAGCCGATGACGAGACGGCCGCGGCGCTCGGGCTCCAGGAGGGCGCGCTCGTGCTCGAGGTTGTGCGCGTGCGGCTGGCGGACGGCAAGCCGATCTCGCTCGAGCGGGCGCGGTTCCCGGCGCACCGGTTCCCCGGCCTGCTCGACCGCTCGCTGGGCGGGTCGATCTACGACATGCTCGAGGGCGAGTACGGGCTCAGCGCCGGCGAGGCCGAGGAGCGGGTCGAGGTCGTGGGCGCAACGGCGGCCGAGGCGCGCGTGCTCGAGCTGCGGCCCGGTGCGTCCCTGGTCGCGATCGGGCGGACGGCATGGGATGCCGAGGGCGAGGCGTTCGAGCACTCACGCGACCTGTTCCGGGCCGACCGCGTGCGGATCGTGGTGCGCGTGCGCGGGCGGACGCCGGCGGCGCTGGGATCGTCGGTCGAGGTGGTCTAGGAGCCCGGGCGCGTCGCGCGCCAGGCGGCCTGCGAGCGGGCAACGCAGCAGCCGCGGCCGACGCGGCAGAGGGCGCGGTCGGCGCGACGGAGGGCTCGGATCAGGCGCGGTAGCACAGATCGGCATGCTACATCCGCCACCCACTCATTGGAGACCAAGTCGTTCGAATGGGTTGTGATGCGATCGGCGCACGGCTGTGACGGCATTCGGGATGGTTGGGCGAGGCGGCCCGCCACCCCACCCCCCGGGTGACCAAGTCGATCGCGGGGGCTGCCCGCCGTTCGGCACCGACTTGTTGCATCTCGCCCCACGTTCGTGATGGCTCGCGCCGTGGGATACTCGCCGCCGTGGCGGAGCACGAGATCACCCGCGACATGCCGACGCACCGGCGCTGGGACGAGACGATCGAGCCGGTGCTGCGTGTGCAGCCCGGCGACGTGATCGACGTCGAGACCGACGACTTCGCCGGCGGCCAGATCGTCCGCGACTCGACGTCCGAGGACCTGCTCGCGCTCGACTTCAACCAGATCTATCCGCTGGCCGGCCCGATTCACGTCGAGGGCGCGGAGCCGGGCGACGCGTTGGCGGTCGAGCTGCTCGAGTTCCAGCTGCCGGAGTGGGGGTGGGCGATGATCGGCCCCGGCTTCGGCCTGCTCCCGCCCGGTGAGCTCGACCAGCCGCACCTCAAGGTCTTCGACCTCACCGAGGGCGACACCACCACCTTCGCCCCGGGCGTCCGCATCCCCGTCGAGCCGTTCTGCGGCACGACCGGCGTCCCGCAGGCCGGCATGCGCGATGTGCCCGTCCCGCCGCCGCACCGCGGGGGCGGCAACATCGACCTGCGTCACCTGACCGCGGGCGCGACCCTCTACTTGCCCGTCGGCGTGCCGGGGGCGCTCCTGTCGATGGGCGATGCCCATGCCGCGCAGGGGGACGGCGAGGTCGCCGTGTCCGGCATCGAGTGCCAGATGCGCACGACCATCCGCGTGACCGTGGAAAAGGGCATGCGCCTCCGCTCGCCGGCGCTGCGCCGGCCGGCCGGATCGCTCACCCCGCGCGTCGACGCCGGCGGGTGGTTCGCCACGACCGGCGTCGAGGCCGACCTGATGGAGGCGGCACGCGAGGCGGTGCGCGGGATGATCGACCATCTCGAGCAGCGCCGTGGCCTGTCGCGCCAGGACGCCTACATGCTGTGCTCGCTCGCCGGCGACCTCAAGATCACCGAGGTCGTCGACGCGCCGAACTGGATCGTCTGCTGCTTCATGCCGGACGCCGTCTTCACAGGGCAATGAGAAGGGGCGCCCCGCGGGGCGCCCCTTCGTCACGCTACGGATCCGGACGCGGCTCAGCCGGGAGCCTGATCCATCCCCTGGTTGATCATGCGGCCGATCGTCTCGTACTTCGCCCGGTCGCTCGACTTCAGGTAGAACGCGTACCCGACGCCACCGAGGAAGACCAGCACGTCGATGATCACGAGGTACCACGCGTAGTGGTAGCCCGCCCCCAGGAAGTCGATCTTGTCGATCGCCACGGCCAGCACCGCCAGCTGGGCCACGAGGCCGATCAGCGGTGCGATCGTGTGGTTCCAGAGCCTGTGCTCCGCCGGGTGGTGCGTCCGGAAGTAGTTCCAGATCGCGATCGAGACCAGCGCCTGGACGAACAGGATGATCACGACGCCCATGAAGGCCGCCAGCCCGTACAGCTGCACGTAGGCCTGCGAGGTGGCCGCGTCCGAATCCTTCGCCGTGTCGGTGAAGAACTTGAACGCCAGCACGATCAGCGCCGCGATCACCGACTGGGCGGTCGAGGCGATGTGCGGGCTGCGGTGCTTCGC from Gaiellales bacterium includes:
- a CDS encoding aldehyde dehydrogenase family protein yields the protein MSERAAETPGAPRARMMLQRAHWAATAFAAYDRDRTRRIVDAVADEAYRNAERYAEWGVRETGMGVVEHKRRKNEACSHGLVDWYGGHDYVSARVDAERKIVELPRPAGVVLALTPSTNPIATVYFKVLLSLMTRNAVVVSPHPLAREVSVDAVQHLARAAVAAGAPDGCIQVVEEPTIPLIEALMSDATTDVILATGGVAVVRAAYRSGNPAIGVGPGNVPALVDRTADPAQAARHLAESKAFDNSILCTNESCAIVEEPVYDAFVRELGRHHAHVLDEEGAAAVRDALYPDGRMRVDLVGKDATVLAAEAGVRVPPTTRVLVAPFGLVVPEEPLAREKLFPLLGLVKVPDAGRGIAAALAMLRIGGAGHSAVIHSTDARTIMAYGAAVRVLRVAVNVGGSTGSAGLDTNLAPTMTIGTGFYGRSSLGENLEPRHLVNFTRIAYASDPAEAFGDFAGLEPWSAAPEPAVAAPVPSFEAGLAREEIRRVVLQELRELVRR
- a CDS encoding EutN/CcmL family microcompartment protein, which codes for MLRATVTGSVWATKRIDNVPHGAFLEVEVEGGARMVAFDVLGSGVGERVLVASGSVASGWFQDHPPIDALIIGSIDEQRTTAPSGA
- a CDS encoding BMC domain-containing protein, translating into MADHALGMIETKGYVAALAAADAMVKAANVSIVGREEVGDGLVSVVIQGDVGAVKAATEAGAETASTVGEIVSVHVIPRPHPDLDRHFVHQHANA
- a CDS encoding phosphotransferase; this translates as MSTDQAAIDELARAALEPYGLDPGSSVDLINVSENWTYRIDTPAGGRYALRVHRPGYHTADEIESELRWIDALREDGAVETAHAVPGASGARVCQVTTPSLGERNVVLFEWLTGEMPDPEGHDLLPGFRTLGAVSARMHAHARAWTLPGAFRRFSWDYETTLGAAGHWGRWQDGLGMDAGARDVLGRLDRVLRRRLERFGTGAERFGLVHADIRLANLLVDGDRVRVIDFDDCGFSWFMYDFATTVSFIEDHPQVPELKQAWVEGYRSVAPLSGEDESELDTFVMLRRLLLVAWIGSHHEFATEAAELGAGFTEGSCHLAERYLSTHS
- the fabG gene encoding 3-oxoacyl-ACP reductase FabG, with the translated sequence MFTPVEGRTVIVTGGTKGIGKGIATSFLKAGANVVVTGRDAAAGEAATRELSGLGGQVSYVQGDVARAADCERVAAEAVERHGGIDVLCANAGIFPDSKLMDMTEDEIDRIFATNVKGTMLSVKACVPALERSGHGRVIVTSSITGPFTGFPGWSHYGATKAAQLGFIRTACIELAKRRITINAVLPGNVISEGLDELGEDYRKQMESSIPLGRLGDVSEIGATALFLATDEAGYITGQTIVVDGGQTVPESLMALQAV
- a CDS encoding GntR family transcriptional regulator, which gives rise to MARPGDPVPGAPGGLAPLGPAAAALRDRLAAEIAGGVQTAGQRLGAERELAERLGVSRSTLRAALDALETEGAVHRVRGRSGGVFVAERRVERDLTSLAGLPAYLRRQGFQSSARVLSTATLGADDETAAALGLQEGALVLEVVRVRLADGKPISLERARFPAHRFPGLLDRSLGGSIYDMLEGEYGLSAGEAEERVEVVGATAAEARVLELRPGASLVAIGRTAWDAEGEAFEHSRDLFRADRVRIVVRVRGRTPAALGSSVEVV
- a CDS encoding acetamidase/formamidase family protein; this translates as MAEHEITRDMPTHRRWDETIEPVLRVQPGDVIDVETDDFAGGQIVRDSTSEDLLALDFNQIYPLAGPIHVEGAEPGDALAVELLEFQLPEWGWAMIGPGFGLLPPGELDQPHLKVFDLTEGDTTTFAPGVRIPVEPFCGTTGVPQAGMRDVPVPPPHRGGGNIDLRHLTAGATLYLPVGVPGALLSMGDAHAAQGDGEVAVSGIECQMRTTIRVTVEKGMRLRSPALRRPAGSLTPRVDAGGWFATTGVEADLMEAAREAVRGMIDHLEQRRGLSRQDAYMLCSLAGDLKITEVVDAPNWIVCCFMPDAVFTGQ